One stretch of Cryptococcus decagattii chromosome 10, complete sequence DNA includes these proteins:
- a CDS encoding potassium/sodium efflux P-type ATPase, fungal-type, with product MLNNAWTFTPQDALGHFGANPDTGLTDEEVTRNREAYGENSLPESAPNSLIKLILAQFKDQLVLILLGSAVVSFILAIFEDSAEPGGSWMTAFVEPLVILLILVANAAVGVIQETNAEKAIDALKEYSPDEALVLRNGRLSRVSASSLVPGDIVSVHVGDRIPADCRILSFSSSSFRVDQAMLTGESMSVGKTDAVVKDDWAVKQDMTNILFSGTTVVNGAAKALVVLTGSRTAIGAIHSSISKDDEEEEKTPLKRKLDDFGDQLAKVISVICILVWLVNIRHFNDPSHHGWLKGAIYYLKIAVALAVAAIPEGLAAVITACLALGTKKMAKRGAIVRNLPSVETLGCTNVICSDKTGTLTTNQMSVSRFVTCDDAGLAECQVGGTTFAPNGTVSRSDGQPLDKSTLITPTIRKLSEICAICNDAKVTYHPESDTYSNVGEPTEAALKVLVEKLGSDNDSFNSGLTTLDPLARATAVNDYYDSNVKRLLTFEFSRDRKSMSVLSQSSSGISLLVKGAPESVLERCSNVLLPNGVKTFTPELRKKLEEKQLEYGYKGLRTLALAYVDESDGDVSHYKTDRSEDYIKFEQNMTFVGLVGMLDPPRPEVRDAIAKCKTAGIRTIVITGDNKNTAETICREIGVFGQNEDLTGKSYTGRELDALSHEEKIAAVQRASLFSRTEPTHKSQLVDLLQGLGLVVAMTGDGVNDAPALKKADIGIAMGTGTDVAKLAADMVLANDNFATIEKAVEEGRAIYNNTKQFIRYLISSNIGEVVSIFLTVLLGMPEALIPVQLLWVNLITDGLPATALGFNPPDHQIMKTPPRSGREPLVSGWLFFRYMVIGTYVGCATVFGYAWWFMFYTGGPQISFYELTHFHQCSSVFSNLDCSMFTGIPAERATTVSLSILVVIEMFNACNSLSENESLFVLPLWSNPYLVASIILSMALHFMILYVPFFREMFRITALNKDEWIAVIAISFPVIVIDETLKFISMRMAKSGKAELKEKAE from the exons ATGCTGAACAACGCGTGGACATTTACGCCACAGGATGCTCTGGGGCATTTTGGTGCCAACCCAGATACTGGTCTCACCGATGAAGAGGTCACAAGAAATCGGGAGGCTTATGGCGAAAATT CCTTGCCAGAGTCTGCGCCCAACAGTCTTATCAAACTGATTCTTGCACAATTCAAAGATCAGCTTGTTCTTATTCTTCTTGGATCTGCTGTAGTCTCTTTTATCCTGGCCATTTTTGAAGATTCTGCTGAACCCGGGGGGTCATGGATGACTGCGTTTGTCGAGCCCTTGGTCATCCTTCTTATTTTAGTTGCCAACGCTGCTGTTGGTGTTATTCAGGAAACAAACGCTGAGAAGGCTATCGAC GCGTTGAAAGAATACTCTCCTGATGAAGCCCTAGTTCTCCGTAACGGCCGTCTTTCTAGGGTCTCCGCCTCTTCACTCGTTCCTGGCGACATTGTTTCTGTTCATGTTGGTGACCGGATTCCCGCTGATTGTCGAattctctccttttcctcttcctctttccgAGTCGACCAAGCCATGCTCACTGGTGAATCGATGTCTGTTGGCAAGACGGACGCTGTGGTCAAGGATGACTGGGCTGTTAAGCAGGACATGACCAATATCCTTTTCTCCGGCACTACTGTTGTCAATGGTGCCGCCAAGGCCCTTGTTGTTCTTACCGGTAGCCGGACCGCCATCGGTGCCATCCACTCTAGCATTTccaaggatgatgaggaagaagaaaagacgCCGTTGAAGCGCAAGCTTGATGACTTTGGAGACCAGCTTGCCAAGGTCATTTCTGTTATTTGCATCCTTGTCTGGCTTGTAAATATCCGACATTTCAATGACCCTAGTCACCATGGTTGGCTCAAGGGTGCAATTTACTATTTGAAGATTGCTGTTGCCCTGGCTGTTGCAGCCATCCCTGAAGGTCTTGCTGCCGTCATTACAGCTTGTTTAGCTTTGGGAACCAAGAAGATGGCCAAGCGAGGGGCGATCGTGAGGAATTTGCCCAGCGTGGAAACATTGGGTTGCACCAATGTCATCTGCTCCGATAAGACCG GTACTCTTACCACAAATCAAATGAGCGTCTCTCGTTTCGTTACCTGTGACGATGCTGGTCTTGCCGAGTGCCAAGTCGGTGGTACCACATTTGCTCCCAATGGTACTGTCTCCAGGTCTGATGGACAGCCGTTGGATAAATCGACTTTGATTACACCGACTATTAGGAAGCTCTCGGAAATTTGTGCCATCTGTAATGATGCTAAGGTTACTTATCACCCT GAAAGCGACACTTACAGCAATGTTGGTGAGCCTACGGAAGCCGCCTTGAAGGTCCTTGTCGAAAAGCTTGGCTCGGACAATGACTCATTCAACTCTGGTCTTACCACACTCGATCCTCTTGCTCGCGCTACTGCTGTCAACGACTACTACGACTCCAACGTTAAGCGCCTCCTTACCTTTGAGTTCAGCCGGGACCGCAAATCCATGTCTGTGCTCTCCCAGTCTTCCAGCGGTatttctcttcttgtcAAGGGTGCTCCTGAATCCGTCCTCGAACGATGCTCCAATGTGCTTCTTCCCAACGGTGTCAAGACTTTTACCCCGGAACTGCGCAAGAAGCTCGAGGAGAAGCAGCTTGAATACGGTTACAAAGGCCTTCGAACTCTTGCGCTTGCTTATGTTGATGAGTCGGATGGTGATGTCTCCCATTACAAGACCGATAGATCAGAGGACTATATTAAGTTTGAGCAAAACATGACTTTTGTTGGCCTCGTCGGCATGCTTGACCCTCCTAGGCCCGAAGTTCGTGACGCTATCGCCAAGTGCAAGACCGCCGGTATTAGAACTATCGTCATCACTGGAGACAACAAGAACACTGCCGAGACTATTTGTAGAGAGATCGGAGTCTTTGGACAAAATGAGGACCTCACAGGCAAGAGTTACACAGGGAGAGAACTTGACGCCCTCAGCCATGAAGAGAAAATTGCTGCGGTTCAACGAGCCAGTCTTTTCTCTCGAACCGAGCCCACTCACAAATCTCAATTGGTCGACCTTCTTCAAGGCCTTGGTCTTGTCGTTGCCATGACTGGTGATGGTGTGAATGACGCCCCTGCGTTGAAGAAGGCCGATATCGGCATTGCTATGGGTACTGGCACAGACGTCGCCAAGCTCGCCGCCGACATGGTCTTGGCCAACGACAACTTCGCTACTATTGAGAAGGCGGTCGAGGAAGGTCGTGCCATCTACAACAACACCAAACAATTCATTCGATATCTCATTTCCTCCAACATCGGTGAAGTcgtctccatcttccttaCTGTGTTGCTTGGCATGCCTGAGGCCCTCATTCCGGTCCAGCTTCTTTGGGTTAACCTCATCACTGACGGTCTCCCTGCCACTGCTCTTGGGTTCAACCCTCCTGATCATCAGATCATGAAGACGCCTCCTCGATCCGGCAGAGAGCCCCTGGTTAGTGGTTGGTTGTTTTTCAGGTATATGGTAATTGGTACCTATGTTGGCTGTGCAACTGTATTCGGATATGCGTGGTGGTTTATGTTCTACACTGGTGGTCCGCAAATCTCCTTCTACGAGCTT ACTCACTTCCACCAATGTTCCTCTGTATTCAGCAATCTTGACTGTTCCATGTTCACTGGTATCCCAGCTGAGCGCGCTACAACTGTCTCActctccatcctcgtcgtcatcgAGATGTTCAACGCTTGCAACTCACTTTCCGAGAATGAATCTCTCTTCGTCCTACCCTTATGGTCGAACCCGTATCTCGTTGCAAGTATCATCTTGAGCATGGCCCTTCACTTTATGATTCTCTACGTTCCCTTCTTCCGGGAAATGTTCAGGATCACTGCTCTCAACAAGGATGAATGGATCGCTGTCATTGCGATCTCTTTCCCTGTCATCGTCATCGATGAGACTCTCAAGTTCATTTCGATGAGGATGGCGAAGAGCGGGAAGGCTGAactgaaggagaaggctgaGTAA